The following coding sequences are from one Haliotis asinina isolate JCU_RB_2024 chromosome 3, JCU_Hal_asi_v2, whole genome shotgun sequence window:
- the LOC137278348 gene encoding TELO2-interacting protein 2-like isoform X2, whose protein sequence is MDEDPFSGKTLHERLKLFLNETNEERFLFELTNFNKQVEKAENSYIASCFGSVSIHETLHQLIDRAAVCEITDVEPSEYTKDVFRGRAALSENVLESVHCLLNCLKYLPPEDVACGKTLRKISPRLLHLVSGNVVKNLWTRSSTVLKAKEVLQQLKTLYGADEYSELLQVSLRGDKYELSNPAETLYSQYLAEVKQVLTKDSWRNYPVSVASFVWVLLHTKSPYLSDYLGQVLPLPLNMVDDFAVENKIVGVRCLHHIMENVSHEELRWYGRADVVFEALKHQLYTKHASLMTVLHPALLLILSVVERPATRAHSRDTTRHDEIFKMIIYDSEMENNIHLRRSLTAHIPAFIDVMGINAVCHMASLVGLVSNYLEIYDGPEETSRLNALSVLKSLLLTVWPRVPAYAIVLLKCLLKFLYDVGADETVTPQCVKEEMTRSATECLLLLTKAAPDIVEPGLLSICGTDTPLFVRKIAGKVCETFRTSGRDS, encoded by the exons ATGGACGAGGATCCATTCTCGGGGAAGACATTACATGAGAGACTTAAATTATTCTTGAATGAAACAAATGAAGAACGGTTTCTGTTTGAATTGACAAATTTCAACAAGCAGGTTGAAAAGGCTGAAAACTCGTATATCGCATCTTGCTTCGGTTCTGTGTCAATACATGAAACATTACATCAGTTAATTGACAGAGCCGCCGTTTGTGAGATAACTGATGTGGAACCTTCAGAATATACCAAGGACGTCTTCCGTGGCAGAGCTGCCTTGTCGGAGAATGTTTTGGAGAGTGTTCACTGCTTACTGAACTGTCTGAAGTACTTGCCCCCAGAGGATGTGGCATGTGGAAAGACACTGAGAAAGATAAGTCCACGTCTATTGCACTTGGTCTCAGGGAACGTGGTGAAAAATTTATGGACCAGAAGTAGCACTGTCCTCAAAGCCAAAGAGGTGTTGCAGCAGTTGAAAACATTGTACGGAGCTGACGAGTACTCAGAGCTTTTGCAG GTTAGCTTAAGAGGAGACAAATATGAACTCTCAAATCCAGCAGAGACGTTGTACAGTCAGTACCTGGCAGAAGTAAAACAAGTGCTGACAAAGGACAGTTGGCGGAACTATCCTGTTTCTGTCGCTTCATTTGTGTGGGTGCTGCTACACACAAAGTCCCCTTACCTCAGTGACTACCTGGGACAGGTGCTACCCTTGCCTCTCAATATGGTGGACGATTTTGCAGTTGAGAACAAGATTGTCGGCGTGAGGTGTTTGCACCACATCATGGAGAATGTATCCCATGAGGAACTACGATGGTATGGTAGGGCTGATGTAGTGTTTGAAGCCTTGAAACACCAACTCTACACAAAGCATGCCTCCTTGATGACCGTCCTTCACCCTGCCCTGCTCCTTATCCTCAGTGTTGTGGAGAGACCAGCAACAAGAGCACATTCCAGAGATACGACCAG GCATGACGAAATCTTCAAGATGATAATTTACGATTCAGAAATGGAAAATAACATCCACCTGAGACGTTCACTTACAGCTCACATACCAGCCTTCATTGATGTCATGGGCATCAATGCCGTCTGCCACATGGCCAGTCTTGTAGGGCTTGTTTCCAACTACCTTGAAATTTATGATGGACCTGAGGAGACCTCCAGGTTGAATGCGTTGTCAGTCTTGAAGTCTTTACTGCTCACTGTTTGGCCAAGGGTCCCTGCTTATGCTATTGTCTTGCTGAAATGTCTTCTCAAATTTCTGTATGATGTTGGGGCAGATGAAACTGTAACTCCTCAGTGTGTGAAAGAAGAAATGACGAGATCAGCTACTGAATGCTTGCTGCTTCTGACAAAAGCAGCTCCAGATATTGTTGAGCCTGGACTCCTATCTATTTGTGGCACTGACACACCTCTGTTTGTGAGGAAAATTGCTGGAAAAGTGTGTGAAACATTCAGAACAAGTGGAAGAGATTCCTAG
- the LOC137278347 gene encoding zinc transporter ZIP1-like, producing the protein MLSLIVIKVIVLFVLFLLTFTLGFIPLKLIRYFHKRSTSRNLNNQLTEIGSPQESRPTYKRVISFLSCFAAGVFLATCFLDLLPEVRRELANVLDVMKIYTGFPLAEFVMVIGLFGILITEQIVISVKERHSLQGDRAPLLSGGGEDWQTSATESTRSEHSISGISDRPHIEHKKSDILQESESEEPASDQDLNYQGGHTHHRQQHKEHVHSHMRSFLLLVALSLHSIFEGLSVGLETEKGNVLGIFAALVLHKSILSFSLGMNLVQTNLSSKLMLRSILFFSVTAPLGVGIGIGIMHLWDSTASSLVQGLLQGLACGTFLYITFFEVLPHEFNSHHDRLLKLLFLLLGYSTVTAILFLSDSTRKPFCPVVNPSVNGSTYG; encoded by the coding sequence ATGTTATCGTTGATAGTTATCAAGGTTATCGTCCTCTTCGTGTTATTCCTTTTGACATTTACGTTAGGATTCATTCCCTTGAAACTGATTCGATATTTTCATAAACGGTCAACTTCTCGAAATCTGAACAATCAGCTGACAGAAATTGGTAGCCCTCAGGAATCTCGACCAACCTACAAACGTGTCATAAGTTTTCTCAGCTGTTTTGCCGCCGGTGTCTTCTTAGCGACATGTTTCTTGGACCTTCTTCCCGAAGTGCGCCGAGAACTGGcgaatgttttagatgtcatgAAAATCTACACCGGATTTCCACTGGCCGAGTTTGTTATGGTCATAGGGTTGTTTGGGATCTTGATCACAGAACAGATTGTCATTTCTGTGAAAGAGAGACATTCATTACAAGGTGACAGGGCACCACTGTTATCAGGAGGCGGTGAGGACTGGCAGACAAGTGCAACAGAGTCCACACGGAGTGAACATTCTATATCAGGAATAAGTGATCGACCTCACATTGAACATAAGAAGTCTGACATTCTTCAAGAGAGTGAATCTGAGGAACCTGCATCAGATCAAGATCTCAATTACCAAGGTGGCCACACACATCACAGACAACAGCATAAAGAACATGTACATTCTCACATGCGATCATTTTTACTTCTTGTAGCCTTGTCACTGCACTCCATTTTCGAGGGACTCTCTGTTGGTCTGGAAACTGAGAAAGGGAATGTTTTGGGAATTTTCGCAGCCCTTGTTCTCCACAAGAGCATCTTAAGCTTTAGTTTAGGCATGAATCTTGTGCAGACAAATCTCTCTTCAAAACTTATGCTGCGTTCAATTCTGTTTTTCTCGGTTACCGCACCCTTAGGTGTTGGAATTGGTATTGGAATAATGCATCTATGGGACTCCACTGCTTCAAGCCTTGTGCAAGGGCTTCTTCAAGGATTAGCCTGTGGAACATTTCTTTACATTACTTTCTTTGAAGTGCTACCACATGAATTTAATTCTCACCATGATCGTTTACTGAAACTCCTATTTCTTCTCCTAGGGTACAGCACAGTGACAGCCATCTTGTTTTTAAGTGACAGTACAAGGAAACCATTTTGTCCAGTTGTTAATCCATCTGTTAATGGCAGCACATATGGATAG
- the LOC137278345 gene encoding large ribosomal subunit protein uL22-like: MVRYASDPENPSKSAKARGSYLRVHFKNTRETAQAVKHMHLKRANRYLKNVVEKKEIVPFRRFNGGVGRKAQAKQFKTSQGRWPEKSAQFLLQLLKNAESNAEFKGLDTDHLVIEHIQVNMAPKMRRRTYRAHGRINPYMSSPCHIEVILTEREQAVARPSGREDEPVKKKVSQKKLKRQKMMQRD, encoded by the exons ATGGTCCGGTATGCATCTGACCCAGAAAATCCCTCGAAGT CTGCCAAGGCTAGAGGGTCATATCTGAGAGTCCACTTCAAA AACACAAGGGAAACTGCCCAGGCTGTGAAACACATGCACCTGAAAAGGGCCAATCGTTACTTGAAGAATGTAGTTGAGAAAAAGGAAATTGTACCTTTCCGCAGGTTCAATGGAGGCGTGGGCAGGAAGGCTCAG GCTAAACAGTTTAAGACCTCCCAGGGAAGGTGGCCTGAAAAGAGTGCCCAGTTCTTGCTTCAGCTTCTCAAGAATGCTGAAAGTAATGCTGAATTCAAG GGTCTGGATACGGATCACCTGGTAATTGAACACATCCAGGTCAACATGGCTCCCAAGATGAGGAGGAGGACGTACAGGGCTCACGGACGTATCAACC CCTACATGAGCAGTCCCTGCCACATCGAGGTGATCCTCACTGAGAGGGAACAGGCTGTTGCTCGACCCTCAGGACGAGAGGATGAACCCGTCAAGAAGAAGGTTTCTCAGAAAAAACTCAAGAGACAAAAGATGATGCAGAGAGATTAG
- the LOC137278348 gene encoding TELO2-interacting protein 2-like isoform X1, with product MDEDPFSGKTLHERLKLFLNETNEERFLFELTNFNKQVEKAENSYIASCFGSVSIHETLHQLIDRAAVCEITDVEPSEYTKDVFRGRAALSENVLESVHCLLNCLKYLPPEDVACGKTLRKISPRLLHLVSGNVVKNLWTRSSTVLKAKEVLQQLKTLYGADEYSELLQVGVSSGEVSLRGDKYELSNPAETLYSQYLAEVKQVLTKDSWRNYPVSVASFVWVLLHTKSPYLSDYLGQVLPLPLNMVDDFAVENKIVGVRCLHHIMENVSHEELRWYGRADVVFEALKHQLYTKHASLMTVLHPALLLILSVVERPATRAHSRDTTRHDEIFKMIIYDSEMENNIHLRRSLTAHIPAFIDVMGINAVCHMASLVGLVSNYLEIYDGPEETSRLNALSVLKSLLLTVWPRVPAYAIVLLKCLLKFLYDVGADETVTPQCVKEEMTRSATECLLLLTKAAPDIVEPGLLSICGTDTPLFVRKIAGKVCETFRTSGRDS from the exons ATGGACGAGGATCCATTCTCGGGGAAGACATTACATGAGAGACTTAAATTATTCTTGAATGAAACAAATGAAGAACGGTTTCTGTTTGAATTGACAAATTTCAACAAGCAGGTTGAAAAGGCTGAAAACTCGTATATCGCATCTTGCTTCGGTTCTGTGTCAATACATGAAACATTACATCAGTTAATTGACAGAGCCGCCGTTTGTGAGATAACTGATGTGGAACCTTCAGAATATACCAAGGACGTCTTCCGTGGCAGAGCTGCCTTGTCGGAGAATGTTTTGGAGAGTGTTCACTGCTTACTGAACTGTCTGAAGTACTTGCCCCCAGAGGATGTGGCATGTGGAAAGACACTGAGAAAGATAAGTCCACGTCTATTGCACTTGGTCTCAGGGAACGTGGTGAAAAATTTATGGACCAGAAGTAGCACTGTCCTCAAAGCCAAAGAGGTGTTGCAGCAGTTGAAAACATTGTACGGAGCTGACGAGTACTCAGAGCTTTTGCAGGTCGGTGTTTCTTCAGGCGAG GTTAGCTTAAGAGGAGACAAATATGAACTCTCAAATCCAGCAGAGACGTTGTACAGTCAGTACCTGGCAGAAGTAAAACAAGTGCTGACAAAGGACAGTTGGCGGAACTATCCTGTTTCTGTCGCTTCATTTGTGTGGGTGCTGCTACACACAAAGTCCCCTTACCTCAGTGACTACCTGGGACAGGTGCTACCCTTGCCTCTCAATATGGTGGACGATTTTGCAGTTGAGAACAAGATTGTCGGCGTGAGGTGTTTGCACCACATCATGGAGAATGTATCCCATGAGGAACTACGATGGTATGGTAGGGCTGATGTAGTGTTTGAAGCCTTGAAACACCAACTCTACACAAAGCATGCCTCCTTGATGACCGTCCTTCACCCTGCCCTGCTCCTTATCCTCAGTGTTGTGGAGAGACCAGCAACAAGAGCACATTCCAGAGATACGACCAG GCATGACGAAATCTTCAAGATGATAATTTACGATTCAGAAATGGAAAATAACATCCACCTGAGACGTTCACTTACAGCTCACATACCAGCCTTCATTGATGTCATGGGCATCAATGCCGTCTGCCACATGGCCAGTCTTGTAGGGCTTGTTTCCAACTACCTTGAAATTTATGATGGACCTGAGGAGACCTCCAGGTTGAATGCGTTGTCAGTCTTGAAGTCTTTACTGCTCACTGTTTGGCCAAGGGTCCCTGCTTATGCTATTGTCTTGCTGAAATGTCTTCTCAAATTTCTGTATGATGTTGGGGCAGATGAAACTGTAACTCCTCAGTGTGTGAAAGAAGAAATGACGAGATCAGCTACTGAATGCTTGCTGCTTCTGACAAAAGCAGCTCCAGATATTGTTGAGCCTGGACTCCTATCTATTTGTGGCACTGACACACCTCTGTTTGTGAGGAAAATTGCTGGAAAAGTGTGTGAAACATTCAGAACAAGTGGAAGAGATTCCTAG